The following are from one region of the Quercus robur chromosome 1, dhQueRobu3.1, whole genome shotgun sequence genome:
- the LOC126719745 gene encoding uncharacterized protein LOC126719745, whose amino-acid sequence MAGDPSKRNQNLYCHYHPDHGHTTEDCWNLWNHLDQLVREGKLRHLLHPSSGHPGQAMQEPRKDVSLRPPTGTIHVILAAPGRIGSFPSRVLSVARLSAEDREREFKRSKKASSLILGFLDEDKRGTIQPHDDALVVTLRIRGFNVRRVLVDPGSAVKVMYPNLYKGLNLRPEDLTAYDSPLINFEGKTVIPKGQIKLPIQTGSEVVEVNFIVVDAYSPYTAIVARPWIHALKAISSTLRCLSGYAENWRFRCEKGAGRPG is encoded by the coding sequence atggctgGGGACCCTTCAAAACGCAAccagaacttgtattgccactatcatccGGACCATGGACACACCACTGAGGATTGctggaatctatggaatcactTAGATCagctggtccgagaaggaaagctacgtcaccTTTTACACCCCTCAAGCGGTCATCCGGGCCAGGCAATGCAAGAGCCTCGAAAAGATGTATCATTAAGACCCCCCACAggaacgatacatgtcatcctcgccgcTCCAGGAAGAATCGGGTCATTTCCTTCCAGGGTGCTGTCTGTGGCTCGGCTCTCCGCCGAGGACAGGGAAAGAGAGTTTAAGAGGTCCAAAAAGGCAAGCTCTTTGATATTAGGATTCTTGGACGAGGATAAGAGgggaactatccaacctcacgatgatgccttAGTGGTTACGCTAAGAATCAGAGGTTTCAATGTGAGAAGGGTGCTGGTAGACCCAGGTAGCGCAGTAAAGGTAATGTACCCtaatctatacaaggggctgaacctaAGGCCGGAggatttgacagcttatgactctCCCCTTATCAACTTCGAAGGGAAGACTGTTATACCAAAAGGGCAGATCAAactacccatacagactgggtcagaggtggtggaggtgaacttTATCGTGGTCGATGCCTATTCGCCCTACACAGCGATAGTagccaggccatggatccatgcCCTAAAAGCTATATCTTCTACACTTCGATGCCTTAGTGGTTACGCTGAGAATTGGAGGTTTCGATGTGAGAAGGGTGCTGGTAGACCCGGGTAG
- the LOC126721856 gene encoding uncharacterized protein LOC126721856, which yields MGRPASTIEIPDKRHRSDRDNGRYTPDSDNSFDYNRRHHRRSPNYEAYDRYYDNHDRRHHNYNHNQQRSSSSPNPRSSKAQNSLPKRFGRDSRNGNRSESESDEELKGLNPEEYRRLKRQKMRRALTRCIWNCTPSPPRNENDNDNEKADEISEKYGGEDELIGGEKSDSSSKEKAKVSNRKGISESQSNSESGSQSETDDSRSKRKRKRKSSISKSRKYESDESDSESESDEEEEEERKQRKKTKASSRNRSRQKSSKRSSRRKGSSSRRKSRYSNSDESDDSDASHRARSKKKRSRSRNLSETEKDIEVSNSEGSEVEKSMVAAAAMAIDDEDMKAESIAEALNFKEIFEAQKKPALDSEPVVGPMPLPRAEGHISYGGALRPGEGDAIAQYVQQGKRIPRRGEVGLSADEIQKFEGLGYVMSGSRHQRMNAIRIRKENQVYSAEDKRALAMFNYEEKAKREHKVMADLQRLVQRHIGQDVGPNHDPFSATKPADTADA from the coding sequence ATGGGGAGGCCAGCGTCAACGATCGAAATCCCTGATAAACGACATCGTTCTGACCGCGATAATGGCCGTTACACGCCAGATTCCGATAACTCCTTTGACTACAACAGACGCCACCACCGTCGTAGCCCTAATTACGAAGCCTACGACCGCTATTACGACAACCACGACCGCCGCCACCACAACTACAACCACAACCAACAACGCAGCAGTTCGAGCCCAAACCCTAGGTCCAGCAAAGCCCAAAACTCTTTGCCCAAGCGATTTGGACGCGATTCCCGTAACGGAAACCGGTCCGAGTCCGAGTCCGATGAGGAATTGAAGGGGCTGAACCCTGAGGAGTACAGGAGGCTCAAGAGGCAGAAGATGAGAAGAGCGCTCACTCGTTGTATTTGGAATTGCACGCCGAGTCCGCCTAGGAATGAGAACGATAACGATAACGAGAAGGCCGACGAGATCTCTGAAAAGTACGGTGGAGAAGACGAGTTAATCGGCGGCGAAAAGAGCGATTCGAGCTCGAAAGAGAAGGCGAAGGTGAGTAATCGGAAAGGAATATCGGAAAGTCAGTCTAATTCCGAGTCTGGATCGCAATCGGAAACCGATGATTCGCGGTCGAAgcggaagaggaagaggaagagttCGATTTCCAAGAGTAGAAAATACGAATCTGATGAGAGCGACAGCGAGAGTGAAtcggatgaagaagaggaagaagagagaaaacaaagaaagaaaacgaAGGCAAGTAGTAGGAATCGGAGCCGCCAAAAGAGTAGCAAAAGAAGCAGTAGAAGAAAAGGGAGTAGTAGTAGGAGAAAGAGTAGGTACAGCAATTCCGATGAGAGTGATGATTCCGATGCTAGCCATCGAGCAAGGTCGAAGAAGAAGCGGAGTCGGAGTAGGAATCTCTCGGAGACAGAGAAGGATATTGAGGTTTCGAATTCGGAGGGTTCCGAAGTTGAAAAGAGTATGGTTGCTGCGGCAGCAATGGCTATAGACGATGAGGATATGAAAGCTGAAAGCATTGCGGAGGCATTGAACTTTAAGGAGATTTTTGAGGCACAGAAGAAGCCGGCTTTGGATAGCGAACCAGTGGTTGGGCCAATGCCCTTGCCTCGAGCCGAAGGGCATATCAGTTATGGTGGCGCTCTTAGGCCCGGAGAAGGTGATGCCATTGCGCAGTATGTGCAGCAAGGGAAGCGTATTCCAAGGAGAGGAGAAGTGGGTTTGTCCGCAGATGAGATTCAGAAGTTCGAGGGTCTTGGTTATGTGATGAGTGGTAGCAGGCACCAGAGGATGAATGCTATTCGTATTAGGAAGGAAAACCAAGTTTATAGCGCCGAGGATAAGAGGGCGTTGGCTATGTTTAATTATGAAGAGAAGGCCAAGCGTGAGCACAAGGTTATGGCTGATTTGCAGAGATTGGTGCAGCGCCATATAGGGCAGGATGTTGGTCCTAATCATGATCCCTTCAGTGCAACAAAGCCTGCAGATACTGCTGATGCTTGA